The Thermosipho japonicus region CATATTTTGTTTCCACAAAGGACAATCTAGATGATTTTGAGCTTGTAATTCTTCCCGGAGGATTTTCATACGGTGACTATTTAAGGCCTGGCGCTGTATCAGCAAAAGAATCATCTAATTTAAAAAAATTCGCAGAAAATGGTGGATTTGTACTTGGAATTTGCAATGGATTTCAAATACTTGTAGAAATGGGACTCCTTCCAGGCGGATTACTTCAAAATAAAAACGGAAAATTTATTTGTGAAACCGTTGAACTTGAAGTTGTTAATAACGAAACACCTTTTACATTAATGTATAAAAAAGGAGAGGTAATAAAATTACCAATTGCACATGGCTTTGGAAGATATGTTATAGATAAGCAACCAAATGTTGTATTCAAATACAAAGAAGATGTAAATGGTTCTGATCAAAACATAGCAGGAATAATAAATGGGAATATTTTAGGAATGATGCCACATCCAGAAAGAGCCGTTGAAAAAATAATGGGAAGTGACGATGGAATAAAGCTTTTTAAATCACTTTATGAATACATAAGAGGTGGTAAAAAATGAAATACTTAGACATACTCGAAAAAAGCCTTGGTAGAAAAGCCACCATAAACGAAATAGAAGCTTTTACAGTAATGTGGAGCGAACACTGTGGATACTCTCATACCAAAAAGTATATAAAAAGACTTCCACTTGTAAGTGAGGAATCGGGGAACGCAGGTCTTGTACCTCTAAATGATAAGTATTATATATCGTTTAAAATTGAAAGCCATAACCATCCAAGTGCAATTGAACCTTATAACGGAGCTGCAACTGGTGTTGGAGGGATAATAAGAGATATACTTGCAATGGGAGCAAGGCCTACTGCTATTCTTGATTCATTACATATGCACAAGATAATAGATGGAATAATAGAAGGAATAGCAGATTATGGAAATTCAATAGGTGTTCCTACTGTAGGTGGTGAACTAAGAATCAGTGACGCCTATAAATATAATCCACTTGTAAACGTTATGGCAGCAGGTATAGTAAAAAAAGAAAATATTATAACTTCTAAAGCAACAAGAAAAGGACAGGTAATTGTAATTTTTGGTGGAGCAACCGGAAGAGATGGGATTCACGGAGCTTCATTTGCTTCAGAAGACCTTACCGGTGAAAAAGCAAACAAACTTTCTATTCAAGTTGGTGACCCATTTGCAGAAAAACAACTCATTGAAGCATTTTTAAAAATGGTAGAAGAAGGCCTGGTAGAAGGTGCACAAGATCTTGGGGCTGGCGGTGTTCTTTCTGCTACTTCAGAGCTTGTAGCAAAAGGTGGGTTTGGAGCAATTATAGACTTAGAAAATCTTCCACTTAGAGAACCTAACATGAAACCAATAGAGATATTAATAAGTGAAAGTCAGGAAAGAATGGCTGTAATAACATCAAAAGAAAAAGCAAAAAAAATACTAGAAATAGCTAAGGATCACTTACTATTCGGAGCAATTGTCGGAGTAGTTACGGATGATGGTATCTACCACGTAAGGTACAATGGTGAGACCATTTTGAAAGTTCCTGCAAAATTACTTTCAAATGCTCCTGAAGAAGAAATATATGAATTTGAAAAAGATGCACTTCCAGAAAATATAGATCTTACATTTTCTCCTGTTGATGCAAGCCATGTCTACACTCAATATGATTATATGGTTGGAACTGATACTATAATAAAACCAGGATATGGAGCTGCTCTCATGAGAATAAAAGATGAAGATATATATTATTCTCTTCTTACCCATAGCAGAGCAGACATTGGAAAAGTTAGTCCATATTGGGGTTCTTTTATTGCTGTTATTGAAAGTATTAGAAAAACACTAGCTGTAGGTGCCAAGCCACTTGCAATAACCGATTGTATTAATTATGGAGATCCTGATGAAGAACCTAAAGGACTAGCTGCCATGATGCAAGGATTGAAAGATGCCTGTGAATTTTCTAATGTAAAAGTTGCAAGTGGAAATGCTTCACTTTACAATACAAACAACAAAATTCCAATTCCACCAACAATGGTAATTGGCATGGTAGGAAAAGCTACCAAGGCATTATTACCTAAATCTGGAGATTTATATCTTATTGGTTGGAAAGATTTTGATCTAGAAAGAGAAAAAATTCTTTGGAATGAAATTAAAAAACAAACATCAAAAGGAAATTTTGTACTCGCTTTATCAAACTACAAAGAAAATCCAACATACACAAAAAATTTAGGTTTAAAAATTTCCGATATTCAACACGCCCCGATTCACCAGCTAATTTTAGTAATAGGAAATGATGTAAAAAGTGACTTGCCTACAAAAAAGATAGGTAAAGCCACGATTTAGTAATTTAACTTTTTATCCTTTTTAAATTTTAAGGCTCCATTTTAAATTGATGGAGCCTTTTTGTTATATTCATAAATAATTAACGTATTGTTCTATTTTGAAAAATTAAATTATACTAATTAACAAATATTCTTTTCTATCTCACACCTAAGATAATATTCCCCACTTTAATCCTCCTGATTTAATTTTTTCAAAATTTGAAGTTTTTTAAAATTAGTTATCTTCTTTTATTTTCAGACAAAATTTCTCCAAATAATTTTTATTCTTCCATTTTTTAAGTTATAATATTCAATTATGTATTTTTATACTCTCGCCTTTACTGTTATAATTTCCCTTGTCAGAGGGGAGGGATGGTGTTGGCAACAAAACAATATTTCAAAATCAATGAAATATCAAAGGAAAATTCACTCTTTTCTAGAATGAGAATTACAATTGAAACGGCATTTTACGGCAACAACGTCGAAATCATTACAACTCCAAAAGAAGCATACAAGCTTGCCAAAAATTCTCCTGGTACAATAGTTACAAGTTGGAAAGTTTATCAACCAGAACTTTTAGGGCTTGACAAAGATACAAAAGTTCTTCTCTTCAATGATGGTGCTGTCACTGGAAGGTATGCAGCAGGTAGGCGGATCATAGGAGATCCAAATATAGACAATAAAAAATATGAAGAAATAGTAAGAGAAGCAGTTTATAACTCTAGACAAAAAAAAATGTATCATGGAATATCCTTTACAGGACTTTCAAAAGATTTCATGGTAAAAAACCACTTACTAATTCCTGAAGGCCATGAAAATTTGTTATATAACTGGTTACTGAATTTTCAATACCTTTCCCTGGAATATGAAAAAATGTATAATGAATCTTTTTTGTTTAATGAAGGTGATATCTACGTTTTTGCAGATCCTGATTGGAAACATCCAGATTATCCTCTAGGACTTGCTATTTTCGATCCTCAACATAACTGTGCTGCTATACTTGGGATGAGGTACTTTGGGGAATTCAAAAAAGGGACTTTAACCCTTGCTTGGAGCATTGCAAATAGAAATGGATATGCTTCCTGCCATGGTGGATTAAAAAGATTAAAAAATGAAAAAACAGATTTTGTAGCTGCATTTTTTGGATTATCCGGCTCAGGAAAATCCACACTTACACACGCAAAACATAAAAATTATGATGTAACTATTTTACACGATGATGCCTTCATTATATCAACCAAAGATTTATCTTCAATAGCACTTGAACCATCTTATTTCGATAAAACTGCGGATTATCCAACATCCAAGGAAGATAATAAATACCTCCTTACCATTCAAAATTGCGGGGCAACGATGGACGAGAAAGGTAATATAGTACCTATAATGGAGGATATTAGAAACGGAAACGGACGTGCAATAAAATCTAAGCTTTGGTCTCCAAATAGGGTTAATAAAATAGATTCTAAGATTAATGCTATATTCTGGCTCATGAAAGATCCAACACTTCCACCTATAGTTAAAATAGAAAATCCTGTACTCTCTTCAACCATGGGCGCATTGCTTACTACAAAAAGAACATCTGCTGAAAAATTGGATGACGGTGTTGATCCAAATGCATTGGTATTTGAGCCATACGCAAATCCATTTAGAACTTATCCACTTTCCGAGGATTACCAAAAATTCAAATTACTCTTTGAAAAAGGGGTAGAATGCTACATCTTAAATACAGGATACTTTTTAGATAAGAAAATTCCAAAAGAACTGACAATATCGCTAGTAGAGAAAGTAGTTGAAGGCTCTTTAAAATGGTATAAATGGTTTGGAGATTTCTACATAACACGTATAGAGGATTTTGAACCTGACATGAATGACATTAATTATATTCAATCATTAAAAGAAGGGTTCAAAAAAAGAATAGAATTTGTTAAAACAAAAGAAGTAGAAAATTGTGGAAAAGATAAATTACCAGAGGAAGTTTTAAAAATATTAGAAAAATCAATATCAAACATTTAGAGTAAATTCCCCGCATTGTGGGGAATTTACTTTATGATATAATCAACATAGGAGGTGAAATATATGAAAAAACTTCTTTCATTATTTTTAACTATTTTTAGTATAATTATTCTCTCAAACTCTGTTTTTATCTACCCTGTAGACAAAGAACTACCGGATAATCTATTCCGATATGAAGGAACAAAAAGCAATATGATTTACTATTTAAAACTTTTTGAAAATGATCAAGAAAAGGGATATATAATTAAAGGTTGGTACTTTACACCCAAAAGTGCTATTGAAACTGTCAAAATTTTAATTAGATTCAACAATGAAGAACATAACTATACAATAAAAACATTAAAAAAAGGAAACTATTCTATTATTCCTTCTTATTTAATAATTTGTCCCAAAAATGCTACTGTTATAATTGGAAATTATGAAATTGACAAAAAGCAAGTAGTAAAAAATGTAGAAATAGGTGAAATTATGACACCACAATTTAGAGAAATGGGGATCTACGTCTTTACTATAGAAAATAAGATAGTCTTAAAAGACACATTTTCAACCAATGACGATATTTTTATTGCTGTATCAATGGGACTCAGAAAAACTGGTGGCTATTCACTTGAACTTGAAAATTATGAAATAAAAGAAAATCAGATCTTAATCAACCTTGTATTTAATGAACCCAAAAAGAGTGAAATGGTAACCCAAGCATTTACAATCCCGACATACAGGCTTAATATTGGAAAACTTGAAAAAGGAAATTACGTGATAAAGGTGAATGTAAAGAGTGGAAATAACGTTTTAAAGTTTTCAAAAGAAATAGAGATAAAATAACGGAGGTGTAATTTTGATCATTTCAGAAAAAGTCCAAAATGCTCTTGAAGAAAACAAGCCAATTGTTGCACTAGAAAGTACAGTAATAGCTCATGGGCTCCCATATCCAGAAAATCTCAAAGTAGCACAAGATTTTGAGGAGATTGTTTACGAAAATGGTTGTGTTCCTGCGACAATCGGCATATTAAAAGGTAAGGTCATTGTAGGCCTTTCAAAAGAACAACTAATAGAACTTGTAGATGATAATCCAATAAAAGTAGGAACAAGGGAAATTTCCTATGCCATTGCAATGAAAAAATCTGCTGCAACTACCGTCAGCTCCACTGCAAGGATTGCCAATCTTTCAGGAATAAAAGTATTTGCAACAGGTGGCATCGGTGGAGTACATAGAGGGGACTGGGATGTTTCACAAGATATTATAGAACTTTCAAAGACAAATATAATTGTCGTTTCGGCAGGTTGTAAATCAATACTTGATATAAAGAAAACACTTGAATTTTTAGAAACCTTTCAGGTCTTAACTGTGGGATACAAAACTGAATATTTTCCGATATTTTACAATGGACTTTCAAAAGAAAAAATATATAAGGTAGAAAGCACAGATGAAATTGCTAATATTTTTCATGAAAAAAATAAACTTAAATTAGAAAGTGCAATTTTGGTTGCAAATCCAATTCCAGAAGATTATGTTTTAGATAATAATGAGATAGAAGGTTATATAAAAATAGTCGAAAAAGAAATAACAGAAAAAGACATTCGCGGAAAAGAAGTTACACCCTATATGTTAAAAAGACTTGTAGAACTTTCAAATGGAAAAACTCTTGAATCAAATATAGCTCTCTTAAAAAACAATGTCGAACTAGCATGTAAAATTGCACAAAGCTTAAAAAAATAGAGTTTTATATATTTTTGTCCTATTTTTTACTAAAATAAAGAATTTTACAAAAGTGCCTATTTAAAAAATATTTGTTATATTCTTATTAAGGGGTGAAATAGTGAAAGTACTAGTTATTTCAGATACTCATGGGTCAGTATATTATTGGAATAAAATCAAAAAAATTGCAGAACAAGTTGATGAAATATTCCATCTTGGAGATGTTTTATACCATGGTCCAAGAAATCCTCTCCCAGAAGGCTATAATCCAAAAGAACTTGTAGAAGAGCTTAAAAAATTTAATATTAACTACATAAGGGGTAATTGTGATGCAGATGTTGATGTTAAGGTTTTAGGCTTGCAGGAAATGCCAAAGCAAACTATGGAATTTTTTAAAGATATTCCAATCTATCTTTTTCATGGTGAAAGTATTGAAAATGACAATTTTGATGTTACAAGCTTTGCAAAAAATCATAATGTTAGAATAATTCTACATGGACATACCCATATTCCTAAAATTGAAGAAAAAGAAGGAATAATAATTGCAAATCCGGGTAGTCTTTCTTTGCCTAAAGGTGGTTTCCCTCAAACATATATGATTATTGATCTTTCAAATACTCCTAAAATTACAATATATGATTTGGATAATAAAGAGGTGTTAAGCAAGACAATATGAATTATATAAAATATAAAACAATATTTGGAGTACATGAACACAAAAAAAATATAGAACGCTCTATATTTATTGCCACTCTTTCGCACATTAAAAACCAAGAAGAAGCTAAAGAGTTTATAAGAGAGATTTCTAAAAAATATAATGATGCAACTCACAATTGCCCTGCATATAGAGTAATTGAAAATAACCAAATAATAGAATTTTCTTCTGATAATGGCGAGCCTTCTGGAACTGCAGGCCGACCTATTTTGGGAGTTTTAAAAAGATATGACCTTTTAAATGTTGTGGTTGTCGTTACTAGGTATTTTGGAGGAGTAAAACTCGGTGTTAGGGGACTCATTGAAGCCTATTCATCAACTGTCGATGAATTAATTTCCAACTTAAAAGTAACAACACTTGTCCCCATACCAGTTTACACGGTTAAAATTGGGTACGACGAGTATGGAAAAGCAATGCAAGATTTGCACTATAAAGGATATGAAATAATAAATACAGAATTTTTTGAAACTTTTGCCCATATTAAAATTAGAGGAAATAAAAAACCTGAAGAATACAATGTTTTAGATGAAAGCATAACATACATTAAGGAGGAGGAGTAAAATGATATCCAAAAGGGCTCAAAATGTCCCAGCAAGTCCTATAAGAAGGCTTGTCCCTTATGCAGACGCAGCAAAAGCTAAGGGAATACATGTATACCACCTTAATATAGGCCAACCTGATATTAAAACTCCAAAACAGTGGCATGAATATATTCAAAAATTCAAAACAGAGGTAGTCGCATATACTCACTCTCAAGGTATAAAACCACTTAGAGAAAAATTCGCAGAATACTATCATAAATGGAATATAAATGTTGAGCCTGACGAGATCATGGTTACAAACGGAGGAAGTGAAGCAATATTATTTGCATTAGGTGTTGTATGTGATCCCGGTGATGAAGTAATTGTTATTGAGCCATTCTATGCAAATTATGCTGGTTTTGCCGCATACCTTAATGTTAAGCTTGTCCCAGTAACTGCAAAACCAGAAAACGGCTATAGAATGCCAACAATGGATGACTTTGAAAAAGTAATTTCACCTAAGACTAAAGCAATATTATTCTCCAACCCATCAAACCCTACAGGTGTTGTTTATACTAAGGAAGAACTTGAAGTAATTGCAAATATTGCAAAAAAATTCAATTTAGTAGTTATATCCGATGAAGTATATAGAGAATTTACTTTTGATAACACAAAAGCGATTTCAATGTTTAAATTTGAAGAACTAAGAGAAAATAACTTGATAATTGTAGATAGTTTATCAAAAAGATATAGCGCATGTGGTGCAAGAATCGGAACATTTGTAACCAAAAATAAAGATTTTTATGCTGCTGCATTGAAACTTGCTCAAGCAAGACTCTGTCCACCTGAAATTACTCAATATGGTGCAATTGGTTTATTAAACACCGATGAAGAATATATGAAGAATGCCATGAATGAATACAGATTAAGAAGAGATGTGGCATATGAAGAAATTAGCAAAATCCCAGGAATTATTGCTCATAAACCCCAAGGTGCATTTTATCTATCCGCCAAACTTCCTGTAGATGATTCAGAAGAATTTATCAAATGGATGCTCTCTGAATTTAATGTGGATGGAAAAACTACAATGGTGGCACCTCTTTCTGGATTTTATGCAACAAATGGACTTGGAAAGAGTGAAATTAGAATCGCATATGTACTTGAATCTGAAAAGCTAAAAGATGCAATTAATATAATGGCAAAGGCAATTGAGGCATATAATAACAGATAATAAAAAAATCCCCCTTCAAGAAAAGAAGGGGGAATATTTTTATTATTTTGCGTAAGCTACACTTCGCTTTTCTCTAATTACCACAACTTTTAAAACTCCTGGATATTGCAGCTCCTCTTCGATTTTCATAGCAATGTCGTGGGACAATTTATCAGCCAAAACATCATCAACTTTATCTGGTTGTACTATAACCCTTACTTCTCTACCAGCTTGAATTGCATATGCATTTTCAACATATTTAAAGCTTTTTGCAATCTCTTCAAGTTTAATAAGCCTTTTAATATAATTTTCAACATCTTCTCTTCTTGCGCCTGGTCTTGCAGCAGATAATGCATCTGCAGCTGCAACAATGACTGCTTCTGGGGTCATCGGTTCTTCTTCTCCATGGTGAGCCATTATCATATTAATAACCTCTTTCTTTTCACCATATCTCTTTAATATTTCGGCACCAATAATAGTATGAGAGCCTTCAACTTCATGATCAAGTGCTTTACCTACGTCATGCAATAGTCCTCCACGTTTGGCCATTTCTACATTCAAACCAAGTTCGGAGGCTAACAAACCAGCAATAAGTGCAACTTCTATAGAGTGATTCAATACATTTTGACCGTAACTCGTTCTAAATTTCAATCTACCTAAAAGTTTTACTATTTCTGGATGCAATCCTCCAACACCTGTAACAAATGTTGCTTCCTGACCAGCTTCTTTAATTATTCTTTCGACTTCGTCTTTCGCTTTTTCATACATTTCTTCAATTCTTGTAGGATGTATTCTTCCATCTGCAACTAACTTTTCAATTGTCCTTCTTGCAATTTCCCTTCTCAATGGATTAAAACAACTTACTGTAACCATTTCTGGTGTATCATCTATAATCAAATCTACACCTGTAACCTTTTCAAATGCTCTTATATTTCTCCCTTCTCTACCAATTAGTCTTCCTTTCATATCATCATTTGGAAGCATCACCGTACTTACTGTTACCTCCCCAGAATACTCAGGTGCATACCTTTGAATTGCATCTGCTATAACCTTTTTTGCGTATTTTTCAGCATCTTCTTCATACCTTGTCTTAATTTGAGAATAAACTTTTGCAATTTCATATTCATACTTTTCACGTGCTTCATTTAAGACAATTTCTCTTGCCTGCTCTGGAGTAATACCTGCAAGTTTTTCAAAACTTTCTTCTATTTCTTTTTCTTTCTCAATTAACTCTCTTTGTTTTTCTTCCAATTCTTTTCTTAACTCTTCTATATAATTTTCTTTTTTATCCAAAAGTTCTTCACGCTTTGAAACCATCTCTTCCCTTTTAATAAGTCTTTCTTCAGCATACTTTAATTCCTCTTCACGAGCCTTTTTCTCTTTTTCCCAATCTTCTCTAAGCTTGTGAAGTTCCTCTCTTGATTCAATAACGGCCTTTTTCTTGATTTCACTTGCCTCTTTTTCAGCCTCTTTGATAATATGTTCTGCGTCTTTTTTGGCTAATAACAAATCTTTTTCAATTTTTCTTTTAGCTACTACATAACCAACTAAAGCTCCAACAAAAACACCAACAAATGCTAATATATATATCAACATTTTATTCACCTCCAAATCCTCTTCTATATAAGTATTCTCTAGCTTTTCTTGCATCCATATCTTTTACCAATTCTCTTTTTATCTGCTCAATATCAACTTCAGATAAAACTTTTGAAATTGCATCATCAATTATGTATTCATCAACTCCAAGGTTTAAAAGCTCTCTTTTAATCAAAAATGGTCCCTTCTTTTTCAAAGTTAAAGAATCATAAGCATAAAGATATGCAAATTTTTCATCATCTAAAAAACCTTTTGACTTTAATTCTTCAATTGTTTTTTTTATTTCTTCATCATTATATCCCTTATCCTTTAATCTTAAGTATATCTCTTTTTCAGAACGTATTCTAAACTTTAAAAGTCTTAATGCATCATTTATCGGATTCTTTTTTCTCATCAGATTTTTCTTCACCCTTCTTAATTAAACCATGTTTTTCTCTTATTATACCTTCTATTTCGTCCAACAACTCTGGATGCTCCAAAAGGTACGCAATTGAATTGTTTTTACCTTGTCCAAGAGAATGCTCTACACCCTTCAAATCAACATACGAGAACCAACTACCGCGTCTTGTTATAAGATGCTCATCAACTGCAATATTAAATAATTCATTTTCTCTTACTATACCTTTTCCGTAAATAATATCAACAATTGCTTCTTTAAATGGTGGAGCAACTTTATTCTTTACAAATTTTACCCTTACCTGATTTCCAACACTTTCGCTTCCCTCGGTAATTTTTCCAATTCCTCTAACTTCAAGCCTCATAGTAGCATAAAATTTCAATGCAACCCCACCAGTTGTAGTTTCAGGATTTCCATACATTACTCCTATTTTCATACGGGTCTGGTTTATAAATATCACAACTGTTTTTGATTTATTTATATTTCCTGCAAGTTTTCTCAAAGCTTGAGACATCAATCTAGCTTGAAGCCCTACCTGCACATCCCCCATAGAACCTTCTATTTCTGCACGTGGGACGAGTGCCGCCACAGAATCAACCACAACAATATCAACGGCATTACTTCTCACAAGTTCATCAACAATTTCAAGTGCCTGTTCACCATAATCAGGTTGAGCTATCAATAGATCATTTACATCAACCCCAAGATTTTGAGCATATACTGGATCAAGTGCATGTTCTGCATCAATAAATGCTGCAACTCCGCCATTTTTTTGAGCCGAAGCTATAGCATGCAAAGCAATCGTAGTTTTTCCACTTGACTCTGGACCATATATTTCAATTATCCTCCCACGTGGATATCCACCAACACCAGATGCTATATCAATTGCAACAGAACCACTTGGAATAGTTTCAATATTCTGTATACTTGATTCTTCACCCAAAAACATTATTGAACCCTTACCGTAAGTTTTTTCAATCTTTCCTATAGCTTTTT contains the following coding sequences:
- the purQ gene encoding phosphoribosylformylglycinamidine synthase subunit PurQ, which translates into the protein MKAGVIVYPGSNCDRDAFYALKLAGFKPYFVSTKDNLDDFELVILPGGFSYGDYLRPGAVSAKESSNLKKFAENGGFVLGICNGFQILVEMGLLPGGLLQNKNGKFICETVELEVVNNETPFTLMYKKGEVIKLPIAHGFGRYVIDKQPNVVFKYKEDVNGSDQNIAGIINGNILGMMPHPERAVEKIMGSDDGIKLFKSLYEYIRGGKK
- the purL gene encoding phosphoribosylformylglycinamidine synthase subunit PurL, which translates into the protein MKYLDILEKSLGRKATINEIEAFTVMWSEHCGYSHTKKYIKRLPLVSEESGNAGLVPLNDKYYISFKIESHNHPSAIEPYNGAATGVGGIIRDILAMGARPTAILDSLHMHKIIDGIIEGIADYGNSIGVPTVGGELRISDAYKYNPLVNVMAAGIVKKENIITSKATRKGQVIVIFGGATGRDGIHGASFASEDLTGEKANKLSIQVGDPFAEKQLIEAFLKMVEEGLVEGAQDLGAGGVLSATSELVAKGGFGAIIDLENLPLREPNMKPIEILISESQERMAVITSKEKAKKILEIAKDHLLFGAIVGVVTDDGIYHVRYNGETILKVPAKLLSNAPEEEIYEFEKDALPENIDLTFSPVDASHVYTQYDYMVGTDTIIKPGYGAALMRIKDEDIYYSLLTHSRADIGKVSPYWGSFIAVIESIRKTLAVGAKPLAITDCINYGDPDEEPKGLAAMMQGLKDACEFSNVKVASGNASLYNTNNKIPIPPTMVIGMVGKATKALLPKSGDLYLIGWKDFDLEREKILWNEIKKQTSKGNFVLALSNYKENPTYTKNLGLKISDIQHAPIHQLILVIGNDVKSDLPTKKIGKATI
- a CDS encoding phosphoenolpyruvate carboxykinase (ATP), with amino-acid sequence MVLATKQYFKINEISKENSLFSRMRITIETAFYGNNVEIITTPKEAYKLAKNSPGTIVTSWKVYQPELLGLDKDTKVLLFNDGAVTGRYAAGRRIIGDPNIDNKKYEEIVREAVYNSRQKKMYHGISFTGLSKDFMVKNHLLIPEGHENLLYNWLLNFQYLSLEYEKMYNESFLFNEGDIYVFADPDWKHPDYPLGLAIFDPQHNCAAILGMRYFGEFKKGTLTLAWSIANRNGYASCHGGLKRLKNEKTDFVAAFFGLSGSGKSTLTHAKHKNYDVTILHDDAFIISTKDLSSIALEPSYFDKTADYPTSKEDNKYLLTIQNCGATMDEKGNIVPIMEDIRNGNGRAIKSKLWSPNRVNKIDSKINAIFWLMKDPTLPPIVKIENPVLSSTMGALLTTKRTSAEKLDDGVDPNALVFEPYANPFRTYPLSEDYQKFKLLFEKGVECYILNTGYFLDKKIPKELTISLVEKVVEGSLKWYKWFGDFYITRIEDFEPDMNDINYIQSLKEGFKKRIEFVKTKEVENCGKDKLPEEVLKILEKSISNI
- a CDS encoding protease complex subunit PrcB family protein; protein product: MKKLLSLFLTIFSIIILSNSVFIYPVDKELPDNLFRYEGTKSNMIYYLKLFENDQEKGYIIKGWYFTPKSAIETVKILIRFNNEEHNYTIKTLKKGNYSIIPSYLIICPKNATVIIGNYEIDKKQVVKNVEIGEIMTPQFREMGIYVFTIENKIVLKDTFSTNDDIFIAVSMGLRKTGGYSLELENYEIKENQILINLVFNEPKKSEMVTQAFTIPTYRLNIGKLEKGNYVIKVNVKSGNNVLKFSKEIEIK
- a CDS encoding pseudouridine-5'-phosphate glycosidase, encoding MIISEKVQNALEENKPIVALESTVIAHGLPYPENLKVAQDFEEIVYENGCVPATIGILKGKVIVGLSKEQLIELVDDNPIKVGTREISYAIAMKKSAATTVSSTARIANLSGIKVFATGGIGGVHRGDWDVSQDIIELSKTNIIVVSAGCKSILDIKKTLEFLETFQVLTVGYKTEYFPIFYNGLSKEKIYKVESTDEIANIFHEKNKLKLESAILVANPIPEDYVLDNNEIEGYIKIVEKEITEKDIRGKEVTPYMLKRLVELSNGKTLESNIALLKNNVELACKIAQSLKK
- the yfcE gene encoding phosphodiesterase — encoded protein: MKVLVISDTHGSVYYWNKIKKIAEQVDEIFHLGDVLYHGPRNPLPEGYNPKELVEELKKFNINYIRGNCDADVDVKVLGLQEMPKQTMEFFKDIPIYLFHGESIENDNFDVTSFAKNHNVRIILHGHTHIPKIEEKEGIIIANPGSLSLPKGGFPQTYMIIDLSNTPKITIYDLDNKEVLSKTI
- a CDS encoding IMPACT family protein, which encodes MNYIKYKTIFGVHEHKKNIERSIFIATLSHIKNQEEAKEFIREISKKYNDATHNCPAYRVIENNQIIEFSSDNGEPSGTAGRPILGVLKRYDLLNVVVVVTRYFGGVKLGVRGLIEAYSSTVDELISNLKVTTLVPIPVYTVKIGYDEYGKAMQDLHYKGYEIINTEFFETFAHIKIRGNKKPEEYNVLDESITYIKEEE
- a CDS encoding pyridoxal phosphate-dependent aminotransferase produces the protein MISKRAQNVPASPIRRLVPYADAAKAKGIHVYHLNIGQPDIKTPKQWHEYIQKFKTEVVAYTHSQGIKPLREKFAEYYHKWNINVEPDEIMVTNGGSEAILFALGVVCDPGDEVIVIEPFYANYAGFAAYLNVKLVPVTAKPENGYRMPTMDDFEKVISPKTKAILFSNPSNPTGVVYTKEELEVIANIAKKFNLVVISDEVYREFTFDNTKAISMFKFEELRENNLIIVDSLSKRYSACGARIGTFVTKNKDFYAAALKLAQARLCPPEITQYGAIGLLNTDEEYMKNAMNEYRLRRDVAYEEISKIPGIIAHKPQGAFYLSAKLPVDDSEEFIKWMLSEFNVDGKTTMVAPLSGFYATNGLGKSEIRIAYVLESEKLKDAINIMAKAIEAYNNR
- the rny gene encoding ribonuclease Y codes for the protein MLIYILAFVGVFVGALVGYVVAKRKIEKDLLLAKKDAEHIIKEAEKEASEIKKKAVIESREELHKLREDWEKEKKAREEELKYAEERLIKREEMVSKREELLDKKENYIEELRKELEEKQRELIEKEKEIEESFEKLAGITPEQAREIVLNEAREKYEYEIAKVYSQIKTRYEEDAEKYAKKVIADAIQRYAPEYSGEVTVSTVMLPNDDMKGRLIGREGRNIRAFEKVTGVDLIIDDTPEMVTVSCFNPLRREIARRTIEKLVADGRIHPTRIEEMYEKAKDEVERIIKEAGQEATFVTGVGGLHPEIVKLLGRLKFRTSYGQNVLNHSIEVALIAGLLASELGLNVEMAKRGGLLHDVGKALDHEVEGSHTIIGAEILKRYGEKKEVINMIMAHHGEEEPMTPEAVIVAAADALSAARPGARREDVENYIKRLIKLEEIAKSFKYVENAYAIQAGREVRVIVQPDKVDDVLADKLSHDIAMKIEEELQYPGVLKVVVIREKRSVAYAK
- a CDS encoding regulatory protein RecX, whose protein sequence is MRKKNPINDALRLLKFRIRSEKEIYLRLKDKGYNDEEIKKTIEELKSKGFLDDEKFAYLYAYDSLTLKKKGPFLIKRELLNLGVDEYIIDDAISKVLSEVDIEQIKRELVKDMDARKAREYLYRRGFGGE
- the recA gene encoding recombinase RecA, translating into MSNDNAKKREVLKKAIGKIEKTYGKGSIMFLGEESSIQNIETIPSGSVAIDIASGVGGYPRGRIIEIYGPESSGKTTIALHAIASAQKNGGVAAFIDAEHALDPVYAQNLGVDVNDLLIAQPDYGEQALEIVDELVRSNAVDIVVVDSVAALVPRAEIEGSMGDVQVGLQARLMSQALRKLAGNINKSKTVVIFINQTRMKIGVMYGNPETTTGGVALKFYATMRLEVRGIGKITEGSESVGNQVRVKFVKNKVAPPFKEAIVDIIYGKGIVRENELFNIAVDEHLITRRGSWFSYVDLKGVEHSLGQGKNNSIAYLLEHPELLDEIEGIIREKHGLIKKGEEKSDEKKESDK